The Deinococcus koreensis genome window below encodes:
- a CDS encoding SDR family NAD(P)-dependent oxidoreductase encodes MATTPTPSVPTVVVTGAARGIGRAIAELYAGRGARVISVDLNLPPVLRGHARLKADITTARGRARIAQAARESGGVLVLVNNAAYQGAHGGVLEVSERGWARTLEVNLSAPLLLVRELVDLMPHGAAVVNVASVQGLFAEQGNAAYNASKGGLVNLTRAMSLDLAPRGIRVNAVAPGAIATEGVLQSIEDSTDPAQTRRDYEDLHALRRLGQPQEVAEAVYFLGSDAASFVTGAILPVDGGMTASFMMAGRPV; translated from the coding sequence ATGGCCACCACTCCCACTCCGTCTGTCCCCACGGTCGTCGTGACCGGCGCGGCCCGTGGCATCGGCCGCGCCATCGCAGAGCTGTACGCCGGGCGAGGCGCGCGGGTCATCAGCGTGGATCTCAACTTGCCGCCCGTCCTGCGGGGCCACGCCCGGCTGAAGGCGGACATCACCACCGCGCGGGGCCGGGCGCGCATCGCCCAGGCGGCGCGCGAGTCGGGGGGCGTTCTGGTGCTGGTGAACAACGCCGCCTACCAGGGCGCCCACGGCGGCGTGCTGGAGGTCAGCGAACGCGGCTGGGCGCGCACCCTGGAGGTGAACCTCAGCGCGCCTCTGCTGCTGGTGCGTGAACTGGTCGACCTGATGCCGCACGGGGCCGCCGTGGTGAACGTGGCCAGCGTGCAGGGCCTGTTCGCCGAGCAGGGCAACGCTGCCTATAACGCCAGCAAGGGCGGGCTGGTCAACCTGACCCGCGCGATGAGCCTGGATCTTGCGCCGCGCGGCATCCGGGTGAACGCCGTGGCGCCCGGAGCGATCGCCACCGAGGGCGTGCTGCAGTCGATCGAGGACAGCACCGATCCGGCCCAGACCCGCCGGGACTACGAGGATCTGCACGCCCTGCGCCGCCTGGGCCAACCCCAGGAGGTGGCCGAGGCGGTCTACTTCCTGGGCAGCGACGCCGCCAGTTTCGTGACCGGGGCCATCCTCCCGGTCGACGGCGGCATGACGGCCAGCTTCATGATGGCGGGCCGTCCGGTCTAG